One genomic segment of [Phormidium] sp. ETS-05 includes these proteins:
- a CDS encoding phosphomannose isomerase type II C-terminal cupin domain: MTDQQTANQTTSENDSESRYWGKVTVLETGSRYRILRVEVKPNHRMKTQIHYHRSEHWIVVSGTAKVICDNVESLVLPNQSTYVPPCTPHRIENPGVIPLVMIEVQNGEYLGEEDTVRIEDETPSNVK; this comes from the coding sequence ATGACTGACCAACAAACTGCCAATCAAACCACCTCTGAAAACGACTCAGAATCCCGCTACTGGGGCAAAGTTACCGTATTAGAAACGGGGTCACGTTATCGCATTCTCCGGGTGGAAGTTAAGCCTAACCACCGGATGAAAACCCAAATTCACTATCACCGCAGCGAACATTGGATTGTAGTTTCGGGCACCGCTAAAGTCATCTGTGATAATGTGGAATCCCTCGTCCTCCCCAACCAATCCACCTACGTCCCTCCCTGCACCCCCCACCGCATTGAAAATCCCGGCGTGATTCCCCTGGTGATGATTGAGGTGCAAAATGGGGAATATCTCGGTGAGGAAGATACAGTCCGCATCGAGGACGAAACCCCCAGTAACGTTAAGTAG